The Amycolatopsis mongoliensis genome includes a window with the following:
- a CDS encoding VOC family protein has protein sequence MADRVPRLRQVVLDAPDARALAEFYRRLLGFSYRPGDPDDWVVLLDASGVPRLAFQQVPSLPPPTWPSGPRPQMLHLDLTVETRAELDEQHDRAVSLGARLLADQADDPEEPLRVYADPAGHPFCIFVGPAF, from the coding sequence GTGGCTGATCGCGTCCCGCGGCTGCGCCAGGTGGTCCTCGACGCACCGGACGCCCGTGCGCTGGCGGAGTTCTACCGGCGGCTGCTGGGGTTCTCGTACCGCCCGGGCGATCCGGACGACTGGGTGGTCCTGCTCGACGCGTCGGGCGTGCCGCGGCTGGCGTTCCAGCAGGTGCCGTCACTGCCGCCGCCGACGTGGCCGTCCGGCCCGCGGCCGCAGATGCTGCACCTGGACTTGACGGTGGAGACGCGGGCCGAACTGGACGAGCAGCACGACCGGGCGGTGTCCCTGGGCGCGCGGCTGCTGGCGGACCAGGCGGACGATCCGGAGGAGCCGCTGCGCGTCTACGCCGACCCCGCGGGGCACCCGTTCTGCATCTTCGTCGGTCCGGCGTTCTGA
- a CDS encoding VOC family protein → MTPGFQTVIPRMVVRDLVAAVAFLRSVFGATGEADGGRPAEIRLGDSLVMVSAEGERELFPAFLYVYVADADATYRRALDCGATSLEAPANMPYGDRRAMVRDPFGNVFQIAHRRG, encoded by the coding sequence ATGACCCCGGGTTTCCAGACGGTGATCCCGCGGATGGTGGTGCGCGATCTCGTCGCCGCCGTCGCGTTCCTGCGTTCGGTCTTCGGCGCGACCGGCGAGGCCGACGGCGGGCGGCCCGCCGAGATCCGCCTCGGCGACTCGCTCGTCATGGTGTCGGCCGAAGGCGAGCGTGAGCTGTTCCCCGCGTTCCTCTACGTGTACGTCGCCGACGCGGACGCGACGTACCGCCGGGCCCTGGACTGCGGCGCGACGAGCCTCGAGGCTCCGGCGAACATGCCCTACGGCGACCGGCGCGCGATGGTCCGCGACCCGTTCGGCAACGTCTTCCAGATCGCGCACCGCCGTGGCTGA
- a CDS encoding DinB family protein, with protein sequence MTSVDDQGRTEPPVDGDEAAILLGFLDFHRDTLAWKCAGLGEAGLRATLPPSTLTLGGLLKHLAYVEDYWFSCVLFDREPAEPWNAVDWRESPDWDWDSAAEDTPEQLRELWQRAVARSRELYAEALAQGDLSQPSKHTRRDGTSPSLRWILVHMVEEYCRHNGHADLIRESVDGSTGE encoded by the coding sequence GTGACCTCAGTGGACGACCAGGGGCGGACCGAGCCGCCCGTCGACGGCGACGAAGCCGCGATCCTGCTCGGCTTCCTCGACTTCCACCGCGACACCCTGGCGTGGAAGTGCGCCGGGCTGGGCGAAGCGGGTCTGCGCGCGACGCTCCCACCGTCCACCCTGACGCTGGGCGGGCTGCTCAAGCACCTCGCGTACGTGGAGGACTACTGGTTCTCCTGCGTCCTGTTCGACCGCGAGCCGGCGGAGCCGTGGAACGCCGTCGACTGGCGTGAAAGCCCGGACTGGGACTGGGATTCCGCCGCGGAGGACACCCCGGAGCAGCTCCGCGAGCTCTGGCAGCGGGCCGTTGCGCGGTCGCGCGAGCTGTACGCGGAAGCGCTGGCGCAGGGTGACCTTTCGCAGCCGTCGAAGCACACGCGGCGGGACGGCACTTCGCCGAGCCTGCGCTGGATCCTGGTCCACATGGTCGAGGAATACTGCCGTCACAACGGCCACGCCGACCTCATCCGCGAGTCGGTCGACGGCAGTACGGGCGAGTAG